DNA sequence from the Actinacidiphila yeochonensis CN732 genome:
CAGGGTCAGGTCGACCTCCTCCAGGCTGCCGACCACCATCACCCCGTCGCCGGGGGGGATCGGCACGGTGGACGGGACCGCGACCACGCGGCAGCCCGCCGCCCGCGCGGAGGCCAGGCCCGGCGGTGAGTCCTCCACCGCGACGCAGTCGCCCGGCTCGACCCCGAGCCGCTCGGCCGCGGTCAGGTAGGGATCGGGCGCGGGCTTGGCGCGGGCCGTGTCCTCGGCTGCCACCGTCAGCGTGAACCAGTCGGCCCCGAGCCTGTCCAGCACCAGGTCGACGATCCGCCGCGGCGACGCCGTGACCAGGCCGGTGGGCACCGCGGCGGCCCGCAGCCCCGCCAGCAGCCGCAGCACCCCCGGCCTCGGCGTCACGTCC
Encoded proteins:
- a CDS encoding HAD family hydrolase, which gives rise to MHSRTAPVPPPAAVLFDMDGTLVDTEHLWWRAVAEVAERLGYRLSDADLPEVLGCPVAHTAGYLCRTTGAAVPEARIARGLDDAFASRVAGDVTPRPGVLRLLAGLRAAAVPTGLVTASPRRIVDLVLDRLGADWFTLTVAAEDTARAKPAPDPYLTAAERLGVEPGDCVAVEDSPPGLASARAAGCRVVAVPSTVPIPPGDGVMVVGSLEEVDLTLLSAFAAARA